Proteins co-encoded in one Aspergillus fumigatus Af293 chromosome 6, whole genome shotgun sequence genomic window:
- a CDS encoding tryptophan--tRNA ligase MSW1, translating to MQRSNCHSSQVVRILRGARRPRIRAGKPVTSREVFRRWSSSETAKSSSAANQTIFSGIQPTGVPHLGNYLGALREWVRLQNAAKEGTRLFFSIVDLHALTVPQDASQLRNWRKETFATLIAVGLDPNRSTIFYQSAVHAHAELFWILCTIASMGYLSRMTQWKSKLQLPDNANLEDSTARSRLRLGLFSYPVLQAADILVHRATHVPVGDDQRQHLEFSRNTANSFNHVYGPIFPSPEAIISPAKRVMSLKEPTLKMSKSHADRRSRIILTDSPAEISKKINAALTDSELTITYDPVRRPGVANLIEILSHFDGRTCDEIAMEYRSASLRALKEHLARTLSNHLEPIREKYLSLVGDQTDYLDSIAEQGSEAARANAELTMEQVKVAMGLI from the exons ATGCAGAGATCCAATTGCCACAGCAGTCAAGTCGTCAGAATTCTGCGTGGAGCGAGGAGACCTCGCATTCGTGCAGGAAAACCTGTGACGTCGAGAGAAGTTTTCCGCAGATGGAGTAGCTCAGAGACGGCGAAATCATCTTCAGCTGCAAATCAGACCATATTCTCTGGGATCCAGCCAACCGGCGTACCGCACCTTGGAAATTATCTGGGAGCTCTACGTGAATGGGTACGGCTACAAAATGCTGCGAAGGAGGGAACAAGATTGTTTTTTTCTATCGTCGACTTGCATGCGTTGACAGTGCCACAAGACGCCTCCCAGCTACGAAATTGGAGAAAAGAGACATTTGCAACACTCATTGCCGTTGGTTTAGACCCGAATCGCTCAACGATTTTCTACCAGTCCGCC GTCCATGCACACGCCGAACTATTTTGGATTTTGTGCACAATAGCCTCTATGGGATATCTCTCCCGAATGACACAGTGGAAG AGCAAACTCCAGTTGCCTGATAACGCAAATCTGGAAGACTCGACGGCGAGGTCAAGGTTGCGATTGGGGTTGTTCTCATACCCTGTTCTGCAGGCGGCGGATATTCTAGTTCATAG AGCTACTCATGTTCCTGTCGGAGATGATCAAAGGCAGCACCTCGAATTTTCGAGGAACACTGCGAATAGTTTCAATCATGTATATGGACCCATTTTCCCGTCACCAGAAGCAATTATAT CGCCTGCTAAACGGGTTATGTCCCTCAAAGAACCGACGTTGAAAATGTCCAAGTCCCATGCCGACAGACGCTCAAGGATCATTCTTACGGATTCGCCCGCAGAAATCTCCAAAAAGATCAATGCTGCGCTCACAGACTCGGAATTAACCATTACATATGACCCAGTCCGTCGACCTGGAGTGGCGAATTTAATAGAGATCTTGAGTCACTTCGATGGACGAACTTGCGATGAGATTGCCATGGAATACCGTTCAGCCAGTCTTCGCGCTCTAAAGGAACATCTGGCCAGAACGTTGTCCAATCATCTTGAGCCAATAAGAGAGAAGTATCTCTCACTTGTAGGAGATCAGACTGACTACCTTGATTCTATAGCAGAACAGGGTTCTGAAGCCGCGCGGGCCAACGCTGAATTGACAATGGAGCAAGTCAAAGTCGCTATGGGCTTAATTTAG
- the opsB gene encoding pepsin-like aspartic protease encodes MRHIFSLLSIVCLMVKHGACLTLHQRDVPAVVSLDIKRSIVSDPVVRDRVRRKRDKTIGQTLDNAETLYFCNVTLGTPGQALRLVLDTGSSDLWCNAANSTLCSDSNDSCNISGSYDPSSSSTYAYVSSDFNISYADGTGAVGDYATDILHIGGSTLRNLQFGIGYSSTSSEGVLGIGYPSNEVQVGQYGKDTYPNLPRAMVDQGLINSNAYSLWLNDLESNTGSILFGGVNTGKYLGELQTLPIQKVNGRYSEFVIALTGVAFDSESHHKTYSSDALPAAVLLDSGSSLTYLPDSIVENIYRDLNVAYEPSSGVGYLPCKLAGNNINITYTFSSPNITVMIDELLLDAGDLRFRDGARACIFGIVPAGDSTAVLGDTFLRSAYVVYDIANNEISIANTNFNSTEDNILEIGVGPDSVPSATQVSHPVTSVVADGSGARIGAPTGASSTTVPSISSAGALSAGVARADKQYLAIALIAVWFVLGL; translated from the exons ATGCGGCACATATTCTCTCTCCTTTCGATTGTGTGTCTAATGGTGAAACATGGTGCCTGCTTAACACTGCATCAGAGGGATGTTCCTGCTGTGGTCTCACTGGATATCAAGCGTAGCATTGTTTCAGACCCCGTGGTGAGAGACCGAGTTCGGCGGAAACGAGACAAAACAATCGGCCAAACGCTCGATAATGCT GAAACTCTGTACTTTTGCAACGTGACTCTCGGCACCCCTGGGCAGGCCTTGCGCCTTGTTCTCGACACTGGGAGTAGCGATTTATGGTGCAACGCGGCCAATTCAACACTGTGCTCGGATTCGAACGATTCCTGCAACATATCCGGTTCTTATgacccttcttcctcatcaacaTATGCTTATGTTTCATCTGATTTCAATATATCATACGCTGATGGGACCGGCGCCGTGGGTGATTATGCAACTGATATACTCCATATTGGAGGGTCAACGCTGAGGAACCTGCAATTTGGAATAGGGTACTCGTCTACTTCTTCAG AAGGCGTACTAGGAATTGGCTACCCATCGAATGAGGTTCAGGTGGGTCAGTACGGCAAAGACACTTACCCGAACCTTCCGCGAGCAATGGTCGACCAGGGATTGATCAATTCCAACGCCTACAGCCTTTGGTTGAATGATCTTGAATCGAACACAGGATCGATATTATTCGGGGGTGTCAATACAGGAAAGTATCTTGGAGAGCTGCAGACCTTGCCCATACAAAAGGTCAACGGACGGTACTCGGAGTTCGTGATCGCTTTGACTGGAGTTGCGTTCGACTCCGAGTCGCATCATAAAACATACTCATCAGATGCCTTACCGGCGGCGGTACTGCTCGATTCGGGCAGCTCTTTGACCTATCTTCCTGACTCCATCGTTGAGAACATATATCGTGACCTCAACGTCGCATATGAACCTTCAAGCGGGGTCGGTTACCTGCCATGCAAGTTGGCGGGAAACAACATAAATATAACATAtactttttcttctccgaaTATCACGGTTATGATTGATGAGCTTCTCTTGGACGCGGGCGACCTTCGTTTTCGGGATGGTGCACGTGCATGTATCTTTGGAATTGTCCCCGCCGGAGACAGTACTGCGGTTCTGGGTGACACATTCTTGCGCAGTGCATATGTCGTATATGACATAGCCAACAACGAGATATCTATTGCCAACACAAACTTCAACTCGACAGAGGACAACATATTGGAAATTGGCGTTGGACCTGATTCTGTCCCCAGTGCCACCCAGGTTTCTCATCCGGTTACATCAGTTGTAGCTGATGGCTCCGGAGCAAGAATTGGGGCGCCGACAGGTGCATCTTCAACGACAGTGCCGTCAATAAGCTCGGCGGGTGCTCTATCAGCAGGGGTTGCAAGAGCCGATAAGCAGTACCTGGCCATCGCCTTGATAGCTGTTTGGTTTGTGCTGGGTTTGTGA